The Syngnathus typhle isolate RoL2023-S1 ecotype Sweden linkage group LG6, RoL_Styp_1.0, whole genome shotgun sequence genome has a window encoding:
- the prss59 gene encoding thymus-specific serine protease: protein MLSVPAHVNMVLPTYVFVVCKFSFLFFIFVVGEAQAKGFRRFYELQIDVSDEQWFVQKLDHFNGADDRVWKQRYFVNESFYKPEGPVFLMIGGEGPANPAWMQHGTWLTYAEKLGAICFMLEHRFYGRSHPTADLSTENLRFLSSRQALADLAHFRTVMAETRGLVNRKWVAFGGSYPGSLAAWFRLKYPHLVHTAVATSAPIHATVNFPEYLEVVHRSLASENADCPLLVKKASDTLIEKLRDPATYENITKDFILCSKLEIQTETDSAYFLEMLAGNFMDVVQYNEDNRAFEGVVGTNITIKVLCGIMADTSLGDPYARYIAVARLMMDTFSLKCLDVSFNNNLRDMTNTSWDGPAAGGGRQWVYQTCSEFGFYQSTDSPNQPFGGFPLEYHVKQCADFYNITAEQLAEAVAATNEYYGSYSVYSTRIVFPNGAIDPWHALGITQDIRPDLPAVFIKGTAHCADMYPADSKDPLQLTLARDQIFLHLQQWMKQ, encoded by the exons ATGCTCAGTGTTCCAGCTCATGTCAACATGGTTTTACCTACCTATGTATTTGTTGTTTGTAAATTTAGTTTTCTGTTCTTTATCTTTGTGGTTGGAGAAGCACAAGCTAAGGGATTTCGTCGTTTTTATGAATTGCAGATAGATGTGTCCGACGAGCAATGGTTTGTGCAGAAACTAGATCACTTCAATGGAGCAGATGACAGAGTGTGGAAGCAG AGGTACTTTGTGAATGAATCCTTCTACAAACCGGAAGGGCCCGTGTTTCTTATGATCGGTGGAGAGGGTCCAGCCAATCCAGCATGGATGCAACATGGTACCTGGCTCACTTATGCAGAGAAACTGGGAGCTATCTGCTTCATGTTAGAGCATCGCTTTTATGGAAGAAGTCATCCTACAGC TGACCTGAGCACGGAGAACCTGCGCTTCCTCAGTAGCCGTCAGGCTTTGGCCGACCTGGCCCATTTTCGTACTGTGATGGCTGAGACCCGAGGACTGGTCAACCGCAAGTGGGTAGCCTTTGGGGGGTCTTACCCGGGTTCGTTAGCAGCTTGGTTCAGGCTGAAGTATCCTCATCTCGTGCATACCGCTGTGGCCACCAGTGCACCAATTCACGCCACAGTCAACTTTCCAG AGTACTTGGAGGTTGTGCACCGTTCTCTGGCTTCAGAGAACGCTGACTGTCCTCTACTGGTAAAAAAGGCTTCAGATACCCTAATAGAGAAACTCCGTGACCCCGCAACCTATGAGAACATCACCAAAGACTTCAT CTTGTGCTCCAAACTAGAAATTCAAACAGAGACAGACTCTGCCTATTTTCTGGAAATGCTTGCTGGCAACTTCATGGATGTGGTCCAGTATAATGAAGACAACAGGGCGTTTGAG GGTGTAGTGGGCACCAACATCACAATCAAGGTGCTCTGTGGGATAATGGCAGACACATCGCTTGGAGACCCGTATGCCCGATATATCGCTGTGGCCCGCCTTATGATGGACACATTTTCGCTGAAATGTCTGGATGTCAGCTTCAACAACAATCTGAGAGACATGACTAACACATCCTGGGATGGGCCGGCCGCAGGGGGAG GGAGACAGTGGGTCTACCAGACCTGCTCTGaatttggattttatcaaaGCACTGACTCCCCAAACCAACCCTTTGGTGGTTTCCCTCTCGA GTATCATGTGAAACAATGTGCAGACTTCTACAATATCACTGCTGAGCAACTTGCAGAGGCTGTGGCTGCGACCAATGAGTATTATGGCAGCTATAGTGTCTACTCCACTAGAATAGTTTTCCCTAATGGCGCCATTGATCCCTGGCATGCACTGGGCATCACTCAAGACATCAGACCTGACCTTCCGGCTGTTTTCATCAAAG GAACAGCCCATTGTGCCGACATGTACCCGGCCGACTCAAAGGATCCCCTCCAGCTTACGCTTGCCAGAGATCAAATCTTCTTACATCTGCAACAATGGATGAAGCAGTAA
- the serpine2 gene encoding glia-derived nexin, which yields MRSLTLPVAFALVILFCHTSALSQAPSYGERGSELGIQVFQQVVSSKPLENVVLSPHGVASVLGMLLPGGHGQTRKQVLTVLQYKKSIKGPHRLLKRLHKDLTTKDAVLIANGLFSQKGFPMLKSFVDTNKANFQTESRSMDFGHPQRAADKINAWVSNKTKSHITSLIKPDMLDSALTRLVIVNAIYFKALWKYRFQPENTKMRPFTGADGKVIKVPMMSQQSIFNIGIASTPQQVNYRVIELPYHGNTTSMLIVLPTEEDVDLSQIIPHINTATVQSWRKLMHMRKVHLLIPKFSADVEVDLQAPLSVLGITDMFRQDKADFRHLSSEPVYVSKALQKVKIVVNEDGTKASAATTAILMARSSPPWVSVDRPFLFLIRHNPSGTLLFMGQINQP from the exons ATGAGGTCCCTTACATTGCCGGTTGCCTTTGCACTGGTGATCCTGTTCTGCCATACAAGTGCGCTGTCCCAAGCGCCTTCATACGGGGAACGGGGATCGGAACTTGGTATTCAGGTGTTTCAGCAAGTGGTCTCCTCCAAGCCCCTGGAGAATGTGGTCCTTTCCCCTCACGGAGTGGCCTCTGTTCTTGGCATGCTATTACCAGGAGGTCATGGACAAACCCGCAAACAAGTCCTCACTGTgctgcaatacaaaaaaagtattAAAG GACCTCACAGATTGTTGAAGAGACTGCATAAGGACTTGACCACCAAGGATGCCGTTCTCATTGCCAACGGCCTTTTCAGCCAAAAGGGCTTCCCCATGCTGAAGAGCTTTGTCGACACCAACAAAGCAAACTTCCAGACTGAGAGCAGGAGCATGGACTTCGGTCACCCTCAAAGGGCAGCAGATAAGATCAATGCCTGGGTCAGCAACAAAACCAAAA GTCACATCACAAGCCTCATCAAACCAGATATGCTGGATTCTGCCTTGACCCGCTTGGTCATTGTTAACGCCATCTACTTCAAAGCCTTATGGAAGTACCGCTTCCAGCCGGAAAACACCAAGATGAGACCCTTCACTGGGGCCGATGGCAAAGTAATTAAAGTTCCTATGATGTCCCAGCAATCAATCTTCAACATCG GCATAGCCAGCACTCCTCAGCAGGTGAATTATAGGGTTATCGAGCTGCCCTATCACGGCAACACGACCAGCATGCTCATCGTTCTACCCACTGAGGAGGATGTGGATCTATCCCAAATCATCCCACACATTAACACCGCTACTGTGCAGAGTTGGAGAAAACTGATGCACATGCGCAAAGTGCACCTACTCATCCCCAA GTTTTCGGCGGATGTTGAGGTAGACTTACAGGCCCCCTTGTCGGTGCTGGGCATTACAGACATGTTCCGTCAAGACAAAGCTGACTTCAGGCATCTGA GTTCGGAGCCTGTATATGTCTCCAAGGCCCTCCAGAAAgtcaaaattgtggtgaatgagGATGGAACAAAAGCATCAGCTGCCACCA CTGCAATTTTGATGGCTCGGTCCTCTCCTCCTTGGGTTTCAGTGGACAGACCTTTCCTGTTTCTTATCCGCCATAACCCATCTG GTACTCTCCTCTTCATGGGCCAAATCAACCAGCCTTGA
- the wdfy1 gene encoding WD repeat and FYVE domain-containing protein 1 produces MAAEIHSRPQSARPVLLNKIEGHADAVTFAVLIPKENGVITVSEDRSIRVWLKRDSGQYWPSIYHTVSSPCSCMSYHHDSRRIFIGQDNGAVVEFLISEDFNKMNHVKTYPAHQNRVSDMVFTLESEWVVSTGHDKSVSWMCTQSGSMLGRHYFTSWASCLQYDHETQHAFVGDYSGQITLLKLEKQTYSVITTLKGHEGSVAALWWDPNQRLLFSGASDHSVIMWDIGGRKGRTLLLQGHHERVQALRYLQFTRQLVSCSADGGIAVWNMDTTREEAPQWLESDSCQKCEQPFFWNVKQMWDTKTLGLRQHHCRKCGKAVCGRCSSKRSTFPVMGFEFPVRMCDTCFESIKEEDRTPLATFHEGKHNIAHMDMDPSRGLMVTCGNDRIVKIWDMTQVVGCSLATGFSTR; encoded by the exons ATGGCTGCGGAGATCCATTCGAGGCCCCAGAGCGCCAGACCAGTTCTTCTGAACAAAATCGAGGGACACGCAGACGCTGTCACGTTTGCCGTTTTAATCCCCAAGGAGAATGGAGTGATCACTGTCAGCGAAGACAG AAGCATTCGCGTTTGGCTAAAGAGAGACAGTGGTCAGTACTGGCCAAGTATATATCACACAGTCTCCT CTCCCTGCTCATGTATGTCATATCACCATGACAGCAGACGCATCTTCATTGGGCAGGACAATGGAGCGGTTGTG GAGTTTCTCATCTCTGAAGACTTCAACAAGATGAATCATGTAAAAACATATCCAG CTCATCAGAACCGCGTTTCAGACATGGTGTTTACCCTGGAAAGCGAGTGGGTAGTGAGCACTGGCCATGACAAGAGTGTTAGCTGGATGTGCACCCAGAGTGGAAGCATGCTGGGCAGACACTATTTCACTTCCTGGGCTTCCTGTCTACA ATATGATCATGAGACTCAACATGCCTTTGTTGGCGATTACTCAGGGCAGATTACACTGTTGAAGCTGGAGAAGCAGACATACTCCGTTATCACTACACTGAAGGGCCATGAAG GCAGTGTAGCAGCCTTGTGGTGGGACCCCAACCAGAGACTGCTGTTCTCAGGTGCCTCTGACCACAGTGTCATCATGTGGGACATAGGAGGACGCAAAGGACGAACCTTATTGTTGCAGGGACACCA TGAGCGTGTCCAGGCACTACGCTATCTCCAGTTTACCAGGCAGTTGGTGTCATGCTCAGCTGATGGCGGCATCGCAGTGTGGAACATGGATACAACCAGAGAAGAG GCACCTCAGTGGTTGGAAAGTGACTCATGCCAGAAGTGTGAGCAGCCTTTCTTCTGGAATGTCAAGCAGATGTGGGACACTAAAACCTTGGGGCTCAGACAG CACCATTGCAGGAAATGCGGCAAAGCTGTGTGTGGTCGCTGCAGTTCTAAACGCTCCACGTTCCCAGTTATGGGCTTTGAATTTCCAGTGCGGATGTGTGACACCTGTTTTGAGTCTATCAAGGAAGAAGA tCGAACACCATTGGCCACATTCCATGAGGGGAAACACAACATAGCCCACATGGACATGGACCCATCCAGAGGCCTGATGGTCACCTGTGGAAATGACCGCATTGTCAag ATCTGGGATATGACGCAGGTGGTTGGCTGTAGCTTAGCAACAGGCTTCTCCACACGCTGA
- the dhrs12la gene encoding DHRS-12_like_SDR_c-like domain-containing protein: MSLYRNLAWFLKGMTEFTRNAFESASKRFVEKDLEVSLAGRSFMITGANSGIGKATAMAIAKRGGTIHMVCRNKDKAEEARAELVKETGNKEIYVHILDLSETKKVWDFAEAFKRKYKALNVLINNAGCIMSQREVNTEGLEKAFATNVLGIYILIKSLIPLLEKSADPKVITVSSGGMLVQKLRIGNLQSERGRYDGAMVYAQHKRQQVVMTEQLAKIHPSIHFSVMHPGWVDTPAVANAMPDFHRSMKDSLRTPEQGADTVVWLAVSEAAAGKPSGRFYQDRRMVATHLPLAWTHSSPLEEQKLISALDDLAKMFQPH; this comes from the exons ATGTCTCTGTACCGCAACTTGGCCTGGTTCCTCAAGGGCATGACAGAGTTCACCAG AAATGCCTTCGAGTCAGCTTCCAAGCGTTTTGTGGAGAAGGACCTGGAGGTTTCTTTGGCAGGACGCTCCTTCATGATAACTGGAGCCAACAGTGGCATCGGGAAAGCCACGGCTATGGCTATTGCTAAGAGAG GTGGAACCATCCACATGGTGTGCAGGAACAAGGACAAAGCTGAAGAGGCGAGGGCTGAACTTGTCAAGGAGACAGGAAATAAA GAGATCTATGTGCACATTCTGGATCTATCTGAGACCAAGAAGGTCTGGGACTTTGCTGAGGCCTTCAAGAGAAAGTACAAAGCTCTCAATGTTCTG ATTAATAATGCAGGCTGCATCATGAGTCAGCGGGAAGTGAACACGGAAGGACTCGAGAAGGCCTTTGCCACCAATGTCCTCG GGATTTACATTCTCATCAAGAGTCTCATTCCTTTGCTGGAGAAGAGTGCGGATCCCAAAGTG ATTACTGTGTCATCAGGTGGGATGTTGGTACAGAAACTCAGAATAGGAAACCTGCAGTCCGAGAGAGGCCGCTATGATGGCGCCATGGTCTACGCCCAACACAAG AGGCAGCAAGTGGTGATGACGGAACAGCTTGCAAAAATCCATCCAAGCATCCACTTCTCTGTCATGCATCCCGGCTGGGTCGACACTCCTG CGGTGGCAAACGCCATGCCTGACTTCCATCGCTCCATGAAGGACAGCCTGCGGACCCCGGAGCAGGGTGCGGACACTGTGGTGTGGCTGGCTGTGTCTGAGGCTGCCGCTGGCAAACCCAGCGGTCGCTTCTATCAGG ACCGTAGGATGGTGGCCACCCACCTGCCACTGGCTTGGACCCACAGTTCCCCACTGGAGGAGCAGAAACTCATATCTGCACTGGATGACTTGGCCAAGATGTTCCAACCACATTAA
- the ap1s3a gene encoding AP-1 complex subunit sigma-3a isoform X2, producing the protein MIRFLLLFSKQGKLRLQKWFTPLTDREKKKVIRDMMTIVLARTPRSCNFLQWRDLKIVYKRYASLYFCTGLEEQDNELLSLEVLHRFVELLDKYFGNVCELDIIFNFEKAYFILDEFLMGGEVLETSKVAVGVSLQEADELQETMEEYMSKPMY; encoded by the exons ATG ATTCGCTTCTTGCTGCTGTTCAGCAAGCAGGGAAAGCTACGTCTGCAGAAATGGTTCACACCATTAACAGATCGAGAGAAGAAGAAGGTGATCCGGGACATGATGACGATTGTGTTGGCCCGTACGCCGCGCTCGTGCAACTTCCTGCAGTGGAGAGACCTCAAGATTGTCTATAAAAG GTACGCCAGCCTGTATTTCTGCACTGGTCTGGAGGAGCAAGATAATGAGCTGCTGAGCCTTGAGGTGCTGCACAGATTTGTTGAACTGCTGGATAAATACTTTGGCAAT GTGTGTGAGCTGgacattattttcaattttgaaaaggCGTATTTTATTTTGGATGAATTCTTGATGGGAGGCGAAGTGCTAGAAACCTCCAAAGTGGCCGTGGGTGTCTCTCTGCAGGAGGCTGACGAACTCCAAGAG ACAATGGAGGAATATATGAGCAAACCTATGTATTGA
- the ap1s3a gene encoding AP-1 complex subunit sigma-3a isoform X1, with product MIRFLLLFSKQGKLRLQKWFTPLTDREKKKVIRDMMTIVLARTPRSCNFLQWRDLKIVYKRYASLYFCTGLEEQDNELLSLEVLHRFVELLDKYFGNVCELDIIFNFEKAYFILDEFLMGGEVLETSKVAVGVSLQEADELQEQTMEEYMSKPMY from the exons ATG ATTCGCTTCTTGCTGCTGTTCAGCAAGCAGGGAAAGCTACGTCTGCAGAAATGGTTCACACCATTAACAGATCGAGAGAAGAAGAAGGTGATCCGGGACATGATGACGATTGTGTTGGCCCGTACGCCGCGCTCGTGCAACTTCCTGCAGTGGAGAGACCTCAAGATTGTCTATAAAAG GTACGCCAGCCTGTATTTCTGCACTGGTCTGGAGGAGCAAGATAATGAGCTGCTGAGCCTTGAGGTGCTGCACAGATTTGTTGAACTGCTGGATAAATACTTTGGCAAT GTGTGTGAGCTGgacattattttcaattttgaaaaggCGTATTTTATTTTGGATGAATTCTTGATGGGAGGCGAAGTGCTAGAAACCTCCAAAGTGGCCGTGGGTGTCTCTCTGCAGGAGGCTGACGAACTCCAAGAG CAGACAATGGAGGAATATATGAGCAAACCTATGTATTGA
- the scg2a gene encoding secretogranin-2a, protein MLLFLCNSTRGKHSLLGLAQLLFVTLCLHCIYGATLREHRLRESESEPQQSPNADMIKALEYIESLRQRTDSQEKPLLPNADRHLDDAQKTHATLRLAADPIHADNDGDNTDEERSEDNSEELLQAVLSTLQQTEKASKPTQPRPSSLGGADRKSGVYAKVPEQRGIMPHKKMPLMFEEDEEGEGDEEEGEDDHENPFKRTNENVEEKYTPQNLATLQSVFDELDKFTNQKMTNKRQEEDDDAQNEEEEEEGEDLFNLRNVVYDDEGEDLTDWGPGEQGEEEEEEEDKHQLDRSLDYVDDEEEQDEDERYPVRRSNDPDQVDYYLLKVLERTEEEEQKRAIEEEENKRAERRVTQYRDNIDPRVIYQLIQISRKYQIPPEDLLDMLKTGETTSQWKAQESRDKNKLWKTSSKKIYKIPQTKFYSRRLPVRKNSPKNLQREAILNILGLGNAQNRDPTPVWKPYRSPASRLHALTAGRPGDDAPTQRRFPPSKSKDYDDTTDGELAAYLASQMLARYPGPAYHYGKAGQKRDEAGQNAADSFEQAMQDYLDQMDSSKVLNKKRQSEDGERGFDNEAVMKLMSYFNPESEDSESEAKAENGI, encoded by the coding sequence ATGCTGCTATTCCTCTGCAACTCCACTAGAGGCAAACATTCCCTCCTCGGTTTGGCTCAGCTTCTGTTTGTCACTCTCTGTCTCCACTGCATTTATGGGGCTACTCTCCGAGAGCACCGACTCAGGGAGAGTGAATCAGAACCGCAGCAGTCACCTAATGCTGACATGATCAAAGCCTTGGAGTACATTGAAAGCCTTCGTCAGAGAACAGACTCACAGGAGAAGCCGCTTCTCCCCAACGCCGATCGCCACTTGGATGATGCTCAGAAGACGCACGCCACTCTAAGACTGGCTGCTGACCCGATACACGCTGATAATGACGGAGACAACACAGATGAGGAAAGGAGCGAGGATAACAGTGAGGAACTGCTCCAAGCCGTACTCAGCACTCTGCAGCAGACCGAAAAGGCATCCAAGCCCACTCAGCCTCGTCCTTCCTCGCTGGGGGGTGCTGACCGGAAGAGTGGTGTGTACGCCAAAGTGCCGGAACAACGGGGTATCATGCCTCACAAGAAGATGCCCTTAATGTttgaggaggatgaagaaggggagggtgatgaagaggagggggaggatgATCACGAGAACCCTTTCAAACGCACCAATGagaatgttgaggagaagtacACGCCTCAAAACCTTGCAACGCTGCAGTCAGTCTTTGACGAATTGGACAAGTTTACTAATCAAAAGATGACAAACAAACGACAGGAAGAGGACGACGATGCGCAgaatgaagaggaagaagaagaaggagaagatctGTTCAATCTAAGAAATGTGGTATATGATGACGAAGGAGAGGACCTTACAGACTGGGGTCCTGGAGAGcaaggggaggaagaggaggaggaggaggacaaacATCAGTTGGACAGGAGCCTCGATTATGTCGATGATGAGGAAGAGCAGGATGAGGATGAAAGGTATCCAGTTAGGAGGTCAAATGATCCAGACCAGGTCGACTACTACCTTCTCAAGGTGTTAGAGAGAACTGAAGAGGAGGAGCAGAAGCGAGCaatagaagaagaagagaacAAGAGGGCTGAGAGGCGAGTAACTCAATACAGAGATAACATTGACCCACGAGTTATCTATCAGCTCATTCAAATCTCACGGAAATACCAAATCCCACCTGAGGATCTCCTGGATATGCTCAAGACAGGAGAAACAACTAGTCAATGGAAGGCCCAAGAGAgcagagacaaaaacaaattgtggAAGACATCCTCAAAGAAGATCTACAAGATTCCCCAAACTAAATTCTACAGCAGACGTCTTCCTGTCAGAAAGAACAGCCCCAAAAACCTGCAGAGGGAAGCCATCCTCAACATCCTGGGGTTGGGCAATGCGCAGAACCGAGATCCAACTCCCGTCTGGAAGCCGTACAGAAGCCCTGCGTCACGACTTCACGCTCTGACAGCGGGGCGCCCGGGGGACGACGCTCCCACGCAGCGACGTTTCCCTCCCAGTAAGTCAAAGGACTATGACGACACAACAGACGGCGAACTGGCGGCGTATCTGGCGTCTCAGATGCTGGCGCGCTATCCCGGCCCAGCGTACCACTACGGCAAGGCCGGCCAAAAGCGGGACGAGGCGGGGCAGAACGCGGCAGACTCGTTTGAACAGGCCATGCAGGATTATTTGGATCAAATGGACTCGAGTAAGGTGCTGAATAAAAAGAGACAGTCTGAGGATGGCGAGAGAGGCTTTGATAACGAGGCTGTGATGAAACTGATGAGCTACTTCAACCCAGAAAGTGAGGACAGTGAGAGTGAAGCCAAGGCGGAAAATGGCATATGA